CTGCGCATCCCTCTTCCAAAAGGATGCGCGCTGGGCGGGCCAGGAGCGCCTGTCGGAGACGCGCTGCGCCTATGAGCCCCCGCCACCTATGCTGTTGAGGGAGCAGGAGCGGGAACTGGCGCGGGAGCGCACACTCGCCATGCAAGCCAGTCACCTGCACGTGCACGCGGAAGCGCGCGCACGCACCGGCCTCTCCACCGCGCGCGGCGACTACGGCTGGCCAGAGCCGCCGGAGCGCGCTCGCGAACAGATCCGCGGGGCGCGCCTCATCTTCGACCGCGACTCGCTGCCGTCGGGCGACCCAGACAAGCTGCGCATCCCGTCCACCACGTACCGGGAGTTCTTCCCGCTCCACGACCTTTGCCTAAAGCCCCGCGAGCCTGCCTGCCGCCTCTGTGAGTGCGCGCCGCGGCGCCCTAGGCAATTTCACCGACACACTTATTCTCGCGGCGAACAGGGATTCTGCTCCTCGCCCCCAGTGGACACTTGGCAGTGTCTGATGATCGTCTTTTTGTCTTTACGACGGGAAGGAGAGAATACTACTGTCAGGGAGTTGATGGAAGCCAGGGATGCTACTAAACATCTTACCACGCATAGGGGAGCTCCCCacagtaaagaattttccagatgttggcttccctggtggctcagttggttaagaatctgcctgccaatccaggagacgccggttcgatccctgggtcagaaagataccccagagaagggaattgcaacccactcctgcattcttgcctggaaaaccctatggacagaggagcctggagggctactgtccatggagtcgcaaagagtggaacacaaccgAGCGATTAACACTTGCGATTAACACTTTCGCGTCAAATGTCAACAGCgcagaggctgagaaaccctggaacctccttgagcctcagtttctgcatccaCAGAATGGGCACATCTCCCGAAGCTCTCCAGGGTGCTTTGCTGTGGGCAGAGTCATGAAGCTGGTTTGGGGTTAAACAAATATGCTAAGTGTCCTCCATCTCTACCACCCAGCCCTGACACCTCAGTAGTTGTGTAACTCTAAGGGAGACAACCTCTTccagcctcagtttactcatctgcaaagtgggtgTGACAACCAGTTTTATAGTTACTGGTGAAGCCAAAAGAGCCCCGAGTGCTGGACGTGCCTGCCAGATAGCAACAAAGGGTCGTTGTCATTTGTATGATTTTTCCAATTCTGTGACTCAGGAACATATAGCTTGTGCGATCTCAGctcctgaccagagactgaacctgggtcacagcagtgacaacctggaatcctaaccactaggccatcagggaactcccttgttgtcattttaaatatatatagctgtactgggtcttagttttggcccgcgggatctttgatcttcattgtggcatggggggtctagttccctgaccagagatcaaacgaacccaggccccctgcattgggagtcaccccatggactgtagcccaccaggctcctgtctccatgggattctccaggcaagaatactggagtggttcttCAGGGGATCagcccagagatccaacctgcttcacctgcggctcctgcattgcaggtggactgtctaccactgaaccaccagggaagcccgtgaaaGTTCCTACttcttattatttttgatgttttccAGATAGGCCTTTGGCTAAGCTAGTCTGGACTGCCCACCTGCCCTTCCCAGGTGAGGAATAGAATCCCAGTGGTCCTGAAGCTGCCAAGAATTGATCCCATTCTCTCTCCTCTTGCTCATCCTCAGGTGGGCCCAATCCCCTCCAGTGGGAGCACAAGAGACAGGATGACAGCACCTCCTACCAGAGACAGTTCCAGGCCCTGCCAGGCCCACCTGCCTTGCCGTGTAAGAGGGTAAATTGAGACCGGGCTGGTGCTGCGGGTGGGGGTCAGGCGGAGGAGCAGCGAGGGGGGCTGGGTGGTCTTGCCCTCCCCACTCCTGTCCACCCACAGGCCTCCTCCAGCATAGAACTGGGAGACTTCAAGATTGGCTACAGGCCCATGTGCACGGAGCAGAAACAAGCCTACGGGCCTCCGGATCTGCCCCCGGACAGGTACAAAGGAACCATGGCCTTTTCTATCAAGACAGGGTGACGTGGGGTGGGTCACCTAAGTCTCTAGGGCCAACACTGTGCCCTTGAAGTCTCCATCACCCACAGGCAAGGCCCACTATTGTGCCAGATCACTCACAATTAGCACCCCACAGCTTGGCTATTGGGGAGcttgtccctccctcccttttcctgGGAGTTGTAAGGGCCCAGATCAGATGGATCCACCTCCTGCTTCCCATCCCCTTGCCTGCAGGTATGACAAGGCCCAGGCCTCAGCCCACATCCACTGTGTGAACATCCGTCCTGGGGATGGCCTCTTCCACGACAGGACCACCAAGGGGGAACACTTCTATGCCCGGGAGCCAGGTGAGATCCGgctgcctgccctgccccctcATTCCCACAGCAGCCACCCAGGGTTGCTCAGGACCTACTTTGCCACTGGCAGAACCTTTCCTTCTTCACCACGACCAGACTCCTGAGTCACACATCCTGGAAGGAAATGGGTGTCCCGGTCCGGGGAGCCTCACCACCTCCACACACTTCTTCTACCGTCAGGTCAGCAGGAAGGCGAAAGGCTGCAGGGCAAGTCAGGGAAACGGGCTTTCCTCTGTTTCCCAAAGTGTAtaatagcaagtgcaaaggccctgaggtgggagggagctggACATGTGTATAGGGATCTCCTGGATCTATTTGCGGGATGTAGGGCGAGCCACTTAACCACTTCATACCTCAGTGGTTGTCTGTAAACTGAAATAACAGTACCAATTCCCAGCGCCATCCGTGGGACCCAAAGAAAGTGTGAGccgtccaaggtcacacagctcccgCTTTTGAGCTTCATCCCTGGCCTTGGGACATCCATGACGAGGGGAGCTTCCCAGATGCACTGTGGTCCTTACAGCCCCTGCGAACGAGCGAGCCAGCCAGCCGCCACGTGCCTCATGAGACATTGCAGAGTCACATAACCCTAGGGGAGCCGTCGCTGCTCGGACAGTTCTTCCAGACCTCCATGGGCACGGACTACTTACCCCCTGGGATGCCAAAGCCGCCGAAAGCGCCCAACCTCCACCTGCAGCGCAGCAACCTGCCAGAGGGCACCGGTGGTGAGCGAGGCCCCGCCCATCTTGGGAAGCCCCGCCTTACCCCTGCTACCTCTGTGGTCCCGCCCCCGGCCAATCCCACCTCGCCCACTGCCTGACTCTGGCTCCGCCTCCTGAAGGGTTAGATCTCATGCCCTGGGCCAAGATTCCCAGCTCTGACCCTGAACAACCCCATGCTCTCGTCATCGTGTCTCTCAACAACCCCCTCCATCCCTGCATGACTCCGCCCCTCTGGTATGGCTCCTCTCCTCTCCATATCCACCCTCTCAAGACTCttggccctcctcctcctctgcaacACTCTGGCTCCGCCCCTTGACCAGCTAGTGCACTCTTCCTGTCCCCCCACCAGCCCCTCACCCCGGATCTTCTGCCTTTGCCCCGCCCCTGGCCACCTCAGTCCCCCCGCCTGGCTCCCTTACCCTCCCTGCCTCCTAATGCATCCTCCTCCCCTGACAACTTCGGCGGGAACCCAGGTGTCGCCCTTGAACCCTTGTTGCATCCTTAGTCTCCTGCGTTCTTTCCCCCTGGGCTCTGCCTTTCCTCCCTCAGACCCTCAGCTCAGCCACCCCACTCAAATCTCCAGACCTAGATTTTTTAACCATGAACCAGAAGATGCTGAAGCCACATGGAATAGCTCCAGCCTCTGTGACCAAGGAGCTGCTACAGCgggtgagggaggagagggtATCTCCTTAACCAGGTAACCTCTCAGATCAGAATTAGTCTCACATCTGCTCAGGGTCGGgattctctggtgactcagatggtaaagaatctgcctgcaaggcaggagacatgggttggattcctgggtcggaaagatcccctggaggagggcatggcaacccactccagtattcttgcctggagaattccatggacagaggagcctggtgggttacagtccatggggtcacaaagagtcagatacaaatgagtgactagcactttcacttcactgctcAGGATCACTCTAGGGTCATCCAAGGCTCAGGGGCCCATCATGGTCAGTTCAGGGGCAACTGTGGTGAGCCACAGTTACATTCCAAGCTGAGGGTGAGCTCAGAAGCACCTAAATTCAACAAGGCTATGGGGTCTCTCCAGGGGTCTGCACTGGTGTCTCATCCAGCTCCTGTGTCACTCCAACCTTTTACCCACCTCTCCAGGACCCAGTCATGGGCCAAACCCGGCTAAGTCTCTCCCCACACTTTTATGTTCCCAGGGTGGCCTGGGTGGGTCAGCCACCCTCCAGGctgccctgccaggctcccccaccctgaCTCCACAGTGCAAGTATAGCCACTTGGAGCCCCCACTGGGTCAACAGCGCTTCTTCTCAACCCTAAACAAGGATGAATTTACCTTCAAGTACCAGGGCCCAGCAGTGCTAAGATGGGACGACTTCCAGGAGAGTCACTTGCCCCTGGGCTCTCTTCATCAATGGGGCTGTAGGGCTCGGAAAGTGGACCCTCGGGCCCCCCAGACCCCTATCTACCCATGCCCTAGCCAGCAATAAACAGTGCTTTGGCAacccatgcatgtgtgctcagttgtgtctgactctgtgcaaccccatggactgtagcccatcaggcagctctgtccatggaattttccaggcaagaatactggagtggattgccatgccctcctccaggagatagggGGCTTGCGGGATGAAGGGTGGAGGTCGGGGAGAATGTACAAGAGAGAATGACTCCAGGGAGAAGCCCTTTTGCAGACTCTGGGTGTTGTCCCACTCTGGGCAGGGAGGCCATCCGAGTTTGTGCAAAGGCTTGGTGGTTGGATTCATGTAAGGAGTTTGCTGTCACAAGCTCTGAATGATGTGGGTGAATGAGGCAGTGTCATGAGGCTGAGATCACAGGCTCCTG
The nucleotide sequence above comes from Bos indicus isolate NIAB-ARS_2022 breed Sahiwal x Tharparkar chromosome 7, NIAB-ARS_B.indTharparkar_mat_pri_1.0, whole genome shotgun sequence. Encoded proteins:
- the SAXO5 gene encoding stabilizer of axonemal microtubules 5 isoform X1, coding for MPHLEVAPPPAMAAGALLPCPVSRLDFLKASHFALGPDPRLHADAKQSTSHRDFPAYSSAIRGPLCPPPPCASLFQKDARWAGQERLSETRCAYEPPPPMLLREQERELARERTLAMQASHLHVHAEARARTGLSTARGDYGWPEPPERAREQIRGARLIFDRDSLPSGDPDKLRIPSTTYREFFPLHDLCLKPREPACRLCGPNPLQWEHKRQDDSTSYQRQFQALPGPPALPCKRASSSIELGDFKIGYRPMCTEQKQAYGPPDLPPDRYDKAQASAHIHCVNIRPGDGLFHDRTTKGEHFYAREPEPFLLHHDQTPESHILEGNGCPGPGSLTTSTHFFYRQPLRTSEPASRHVPHETLQSHITLGEPSLLGQFFQTSMGTDYLPPGMPKPPKAPNLHLQRSNLPEGTGDLDFLTMNQKMLKPHGIAPASVTKELLQRCKYSHLEPPLGQQRFFSTLNKDEFTFKYQGPAVLRWDDFQESHLPLGSLHQWGCRARKVDPRAPQTPIYPCPSQQ
- the SAXO5 gene encoding stabilizer of axonemal microtubules 5 isoform X2; translation: MPHLEVAPPPAMAAGALLPCPVSRLDFLKASHFALGPDPRLHADAKQSTSHRDFPAYSSAIRGPLCPPPPCASLFQKDARWAGQERLSETRCAYEPPPPMLLREQERELARERTLAMQASHLHVHAEARARTGLSTARGDYGWPEPPERAREQIRGARLIFDRDSLPSGDPDKLRIPSTTYREFFPLHDLCLKPREPACRLCGPNPLQWEHKRQDDSTSYQRQFQALPGPPALPCKRASSSIELGDFKIGYRPMCTEQKQAYGPPDLPPDRYDKAQASAHIHCVNIRPGDGLFHDRTTKGEHFYAREPEPFLLHHDQTPESHILEGNGCPGPGSLTTSTHFFYRQPLRTSEPASRHVPHETLQSHITLGEPSLLGQFFQTSMGTDYLPPGMPKPPKAPNLHLQRSNLPEGTGVQV